A segment of the Bacillus pseudomycoides genome:
GGAGCCTAATTGAAAACGAAATTTCATCATATTGTAAGAGGAATCATTATAAAAGATAACAAACTTTTAATAGCAAATTATAAAGGGCATCATTCTTTTCTACCAGGTGGTCATGTGGAATTAGGAGAACCTGCAGAATGTGCATTAATTCGTGAACTTAAAGAAGAAATAGGTATAGATTGTGAAGTTAAGCGCTTTTTAGGAGTGATTGAAAACGAGTGGCAAGATAGCGAGACTCTTCATTATGAAATAAATCATGTTTTCGAAGTCTATAGTAAAGACTTGCATAGTGATATAACACCGATTTCGAAAGAGTCTCACTTAGATTTTCATTGGATCATCCCTACCAATGAAAATCTAATTACATATAAAATAATGCCAGAACCCTCTGTACAAAGGTTAATAGAAAAAGTACAAAAAGAAGATTTATCAAATTGTTGGATTAGCAATTTATAAAGTATTGCTGAAGGGTATTGGGTACTTAAGTGGTTAATAATACTGCATAGTACCCAACTAACTCTTAATAACTATTAAAGAAAGTCATCATCCCCATCAAATGAAATAATTGATTCACTTTTATTGTACAAAAGAAGTAAACCTCAGATTGTGCTCCTACAAAGAATATAAGATTCTCTCCTATATTTACAAATGAGAAATTTATA
Coding sequences within it:
- a CDS encoding NUDIX domain-containing protein, with the translated sequence MKTKFHHIVRGIIIKDNKLLIANYKGHHSFLPGGHVELGEPAECALIRELKEEIGIDCEVKRFLGVIENEWQDSETLHYEINHVFEVYSKDLHSDITPISKESHLDFHWIIPTNENLITYKIMPEPSVQRLIEKVQKEDLSNCWISNL